The following DNA comes from Macaca thibetana thibetana isolate TM-01 chromosome 14, ASM2454274v1, whole genome shotgun sequence.
agctgagatcgcgccactgcactccagcctgggcgactgagcgagactctgtctcaaaaaaaaaaaaaaaaaaggaatcagaagGGAAAAATTACAGCTGTCTTTATACGGAGaaaatttattatgtatttggAAAGCCTGAGAGAATCTATGGAAAAATCTCTACAGATAATAACAGTTACATTACAAAGTAAATAATTAACAGAGTAAtacataaaatgcatatatatatataagtaataaTCATATCTAATGAAagataagacaaaataaaacaaaattcccaAGCAcaattataataagaaatatgcaAAACATAGATGAGGAAAATTATGAAACACTCCTAAAAGATGTTAAAGTAGACCCCCAAGACATGGAAAGGCATATCACAGTTTATGATTGGAAGCCTCAAGATCCAAAGATTTTGATTCTCCTTAAATTTACTTCTAAATTTAAGATGCAATCTTAAATGCATCTGTGCAGCAAATATGCCATCAAGTTTTTTCTGGAGCTAGACAGATTCATTATAAAGATGATGGTTAAACATGAATAGTCAGCAAAATCCTAAAAAAGAGGAACAATATGTGGGAGGTTACCCTCAAGATATGAAAACATAATGAAGCTTCTACAGTTAAAGTAGTGTGATATTGGCTTATgggtagatagataaatagaccaatggaacagaatggaaaagCACAGAAATAGCTCAACTGCCTTTGAAATTTAGTACGAGATAAAGGCAGGAACTCAAAGGTAGAAAAAAGAGggactatttaataaatgacaataaaataactGGATAACcataagagaaaagacaaagttGGATCTATTCCTTACATGATACACTGGTATAATTTCTAAATAGATGAGACACTCCAATGTAAAAGAATGACAtcataaaaatatcattaaaaaatgaattttcttcaTAACCTAAGAAGCGACAATACACTTCCAACTTTGATTAAAATACCTGAAACAATAAAAGATTAAtacatttaagttaaaaaaaattatatcatgaGAGAAGTAAAAAACCAAAtcacaaattggaaaaaaaaaatacatgcaactTACACCTCAGGTAAAAACGATTATTCCTAATATACTGCTCTCTTAAAACttgaaaagatcaaaatcccAATAGTTAAGTggggaaaaggtaaaaaaaaatagaccataTAGGAATACCAATAGccattaaaaacatgaaaacatccCCAATCTTTCTcataataagagaaatgcaaaaataaacaacacaaaaacTGTTTGTCACCTATCAGGtgggaaaatttgaaaattccGAGAAGATGCTAGGTTGGAGAGACTATAGGAAAGTAGGTACTGTCATTCACTGCTACAGGGAATACAAATGCCTGTTCTCCCCAAAATGATACACAGATTCGAGACAATTCCATTAAAATTTCAGAAGGTTATTTTTGTTGGACTTTATAAGTTTATTCTATAAACTAATATGGAAATTTGAAGGACCTAATATATCCAACACAACTCTTTAAATGGCAAATGATGATGGAGGACTTACACTAACTGATTTCAATAATTAAtctaaagctacagtaatcaaaactgtATGGTATTGCTCTCAAGATAGATAAATgaaaggaacagaagagagagaacagaaacagacacacacaaataagaTCAGTTGAATTTTAACTAAGATGAACAACCACAGGAAAGCTATgtgcaaaaaaatttttattattatagataaTAATTAATAATCCATGCCTCACAATACGTACAAAGataaactcaaaatgggttacagatacaaatgtgaaaaaaaaatacaaaactcctGCAATAAGGTgtaggagaaaaatctttgtaaCATTTCTTAAACAAAAAGTTTTGGATATAACAACAAATCTACAattcatgaatttaaaaagtgataaattggacttcactaaaattaagaacttctgttaaTAGAATTAAAAGATGAGCCATGaactatttgaaaatttaaaatttgataaatagGTATTAGGCTTATTACCTGCATGACAAAATAATCCAACACCAAAACCCAGTGACACAtgatttacccatgtaacaaacctgtaaataaaataaaatttgaaataaaaataaaataaaacttgataaaGTACTTGAATCCTTTTTTGACTCAAACCTTTTTGAAAGCCATTTGGCAGtatttataaaaactaaatatcATGTCTACCCTATTTTCGGGCAAGTCCACATctagttatatacccaaaagaaatgttTCCATAGTTCAACCAAAATACATGTtcacaaatgttcatagaagctttaTTAATAATAAGCAAAAACTCAAAACTAACTGTTCATTAACAGGATAAATAACTGCATATTCACATAATGGGATACTacacaaagacaaaataataatgttaatctCTGCATACATGCAACAATACAGATGAGTATCACAGCCTTTATGTTGgggaaaagaaaccagaaacagTACAGTGCATGTTGATATGAATAGTGGCTAGCTCTGGGAGTGGGCATTGAGAGAGGGTAGTGTTCACTGGAAATGAACAAGAGAAAACCTCCTAAGGTGGTTGAAAGCATTTTACATCTTAATCCAGGTTGTGGTTACACAGGcacatacatatgaaaaatttCAATGAGCAATACACTTAAAATTTGTACACTTTACTGTATGTTAGCCTACAACATTTTATAAAGGtagtgtctattttattttattactgataTTGGACTGCATAcccaccacacccaccccacTCCCAAATTATAGGTCCCTTGGATTCAGTGGTCTATTCAATCCCATCTAAACCACAATCCCGCCACTGTACACTAATTCGTTTCATTTCACCAACATTGAACAGAATCATTGTAGTGCAAACTAAACATTTCTGCAAACTTCCCTTATTTACCAGTAGAAGGGGACTTCCCTACAGAAAAGTTCCtaagtaaaaatatttccctAGCATTTCACTTATCATTGCTTCTCAAAGAAAGTTTACCACTCCTAGGGGGTTTAGATTCTTTATATACAGCTATATTTCCCTTTACATGATATTAGGGATTTATTAGCTTATCTAGAGAGCACCATTGCTTCACCACATGTCCCATGATTGAAATATAATGGCTTTCTGCAAGGCCTGAAAATTTAATATCAACTGCCTCTTCTAATAAGCAActacggccgggcacagtgactcacgcctgtaatcccagcactttgggaggctgaagcaggtggatcatgaggtcaggagtttgagaccagcctcaccaagagaccagcctggacaatatggtgaaactccatctctcctaaaaatataaaaattagctgggtgtggtgatgggcgcctttaatcccagctactcgggaggctgaggaaggagaattgcttgaacccaggaggcggaggttgctgtgagccaataattgcgccactgcactccaacctaggcaacagagcgagattctgactcaatataaataaataaataagcaactgCTTGGTGATTCCCTGATATGTGCCCCAAACTATTTTCTGCTCTGTTACTTCCTCTAGACCAGTGTCATCCAGTAGAAAATAATGCAAACCATGCatgcaattttaaattttctggtacatatatttaaaaactgaagaaaaattattttaatgatatatgttatttaacataatatatccaaaatgttacttcaacatataattaatataacaATTATCAAtgggggctgggctcagtggctcaagtctgtaatcctagcactttgggaggccgaggcgggtggattgcctgagctcaggagttaagaccagcctgagcaacatggtgaaaccctgtctctactaaaatacaaaaaaaaaaaaaaaaaaaaaaaaagaagattatcAATgggatgttttatattttttataataattctttaaagatctaatgtgtattttatacttacagtgCGCACTGACAGTATGTATCAATATGGATGATCACTtttcaagtgttcaatagccATGCATGGCTAGTCACTACCATATTGGATAGTGCAGCTCCCAACCATCTTGAACTACATATTTCTCCAGAAGACCTCTAACACCCAAGTTAACCCTTGAAATGAAACTCCAAATGCTGTCTCTGTTGGTCTTAAAATAACATATGACACCTCCACCTAGCATCTTTACatccttttgaattttaaatctcTCCCTTGGAAGTTCTAAACCATTAAACTAGTTCTAAACCCTAGGGTTCCACTCACCAAGTCAGTGGGCCCCACGCTTACTTCTATATGAAACCTAACATACTTCCCACTTACACATTATAAAATTCATCAAACACTGATCTTGTCATTTTGCCAAGACCACCTCGACAAAACGTTTCACCTCCTACGTTCTTGCAAAAAGTGATACATTAAAATTATCCTGTGAAAAATAGCATGAAATTACTGTGAATATATTTAGAACTTAAATTGGTTAGGTCAACTAGCATGTGAAATGAAATCTTCCAAAAAGAGATGAGACAATAAAGAATAGCATAAAGGAAAACAATGTGGATTGGGATTCAAGCTGGGATTCCAGTCCCAGGTCTGGCACTAGGTAATTTTATGTTCCTggacaaatatacaaatacttctgagtctccaatgtgtGGTGTATTATATAAAGGGGAAAGATAAAATTATTCCTAAGCTCCATTCAACACTGAATATTCCATAGGTGTAGAAGTTTCTTCATAAAACAGGGAAGagatgggggtgagggtggggaagaATAAATCCACTCGGAAAAGAGAGTTAAAATTTTCTCTGTATACAGGATGGAAAGCACTGGAATCTTAGATTCTTCATTGAAAAAACAATCATCACAAaaacaatctgattttttaaaatcctagtatctcttttctcagtttctaaaattttttttcaagaaaagctTATTCCGGAAAAGGGTCTCTTCAGGGCAAGTTTGACATCCCTATTCCTCAGGCTATAGATTAATGGGTTAAACATGGGTACCACAATGGTATAGAACAGGAAGGACACTTTCCCCTGGTCCAGGGGCAAAATGGAAGGGGGTTTGAGGTACATAAAAGCTCCTGacccaaagaaaagagaaactgcAATTATGTGGGAGCTGCAGGTACTGAAGGCTTTAGACCTGCCCTCAGCAGAACTAATGCAGAGAATGCTGGAAAGAATAAAACCATAAGAGATAAAAATGGCAACAATGGGCACCCCAATGCCAATGGTCACAACAATAAAGATGACCAGGACATTTTTGTAAGAGCCGTTACAGGAGAGCTCAAGAAGGGGAAGGATGTCACACATGTAGTGATTGACAAGGTTGTCTGCACAAAAGGTAAGAAACACTATATTTCCTGTATGAGCCACAGCCCCAAAAACCCCCATCCCGTAGACACCCAACAAAAGGAGCAAACACGCCTGGGGAGACATGGTGACCGTGTACAACAGTGGGTTACAGATGGCCACGTGGTGGTCATACGCCATCGCTGACAGGATGAAGGactcagaaaagacaaagaaacagaagaagaagagCTGAGTCATACACCCTGTGAAGGAAATAATATTCTTCCTTGAGACAAAACTCATCAGCATTTTGGGAATGATGGCAGTAGAGAAACTAAAATCTATGAGGGACAAGTTGAAGAGGAAAAAGTACATGGGAATATGCAGGTGAGAGTTGAGCCCTATCAGGGTTATCAAGCCCAGATTCCCCACCACCGTGACCATGTAGAAACCTAGAAACAGGAGGAAAAGGGGGATCTGGAGTCCCGGCTGGTCGGTTAAGCCTGCGAGGATAAACTCTGTCACGGAGGAGGAGTTCTCGGCAGCCATTCTCTTCTAGGAAGAGCTGTGAAGGAAAAAGTCACTgagagaacaagaaagagagaatcctcccctTCTTAAGAATGACATCGGAGCAGAGAGATTATTGAACTTCAAGAAGGTATTTCCTCATTCCCTTGTCTCTGTTTTCACCTTCCCCAAGTGCCTTTAGCCATCCTAGTAACTGTCTGAGGGTGACATTTGCAGAGTGAAGGCTGATGTGACTAAGGAGACAGTCAGCAGAGTTGTGCTGGGGCAACCCTCCAACCCTCGCCGTGGCCCTCTCGCTGTGTACTTCATTCCCTCTACAGCCCCTGATCAAGTAGGTAAAACCGGCGGCCCTTCTCCGGAGAGGTGGGAACCACTTGACCTTTCCAGACCTTCTACTTTGGGGTCTGTACTAGCCGGAGCGGTAAGATGAGGTTGTATTGTCCGCAGTCTTTACTGGCATGGCTGTGGAATTAGTATAGGATAATAATGAAGGAGTAATTATGGAATGTTATGCATTAAAggctaagaaaaaagaagagaaacatttaCCAAATGTATCTGAATGCTGTGTGGCATTAGGACCATCACCATTGCAGAAATGAGGATAGCAAACCTAAGCCACTTGCACAAAGCCGCAGTGCAACTGAGTTGCAGCAGCAGGAAAACTCCGTGGTCTGGCTCCCCTAGTCTGAGCTTTTAACCACTCTGCTGTGGCACCCAGTGGCTCAGACAGGCACTCACTCCCTTCAGCTTGGAGCCACAAGGCTGCTGTCTACTGCCTCTCTCCCATCTCTTTTGCAGAAATCCAACTGGCCTTGCTGAAAAGAACGTGGCAGCTTGGAGTCCAGACCCCGACTGCTTCTGCTTCTCCACTTTGAGGATCAAAGCCTCCAATTTATCTTGGTTCTTTTGCTGAGATGAAGAACACTATCTCTGATTGTGGCTTTGCCCCGAGGCTTCTGCCCAGCTTCCAGAGATGAGACAGCAGTCTTTCCTAACACGGTGGATAACAAGCGTCTGGAGAACTTTATTCTGGAGTAGAGACCTCAGAGTAGTTACAGGCTCCCGCAGGGCCATTGCCAGAGACCAAGTTCCCtaaggaaaaggaaatgtttgTTTTCACACTTGATAATGCTCCATTGGGATTTTAATGACCTAATCTTTCATGCAGGTCACATGGTTCTAAGCACAATTTTTCTTGCTACCTTGTATTGAGAACTTACTGTGTAGCAAATACTGTATCTGACCCAGCACCTTCATACAGACACCAAGGATCCAACAACAATGTCCAGACAATTTTacctcatttatttctcacagtaccTTCATAAATTAGACATGTTAATCTCCACTTTAAAAGTGAGAAGCACACACAGCTAAGAGATTCTAGAATCTTGAGTCACACTCTGGTCTGTCCAGCTCCAAATGCCACAGGGGCAAGGGACGCTGCTGAGCTTCTTAAGCAATCACAAGACAGTGTGCATAACTGACAACACCCAATTTTGTCTCCAGACACCAGAGTTGGCTCCTCTAAACATTGTCAAAACCATTTTCAGGAGGGGATCTCATTAATACAGGGACTAATATAGTTTCCCGTGGCAACTAGCCTTTCACACCCCTAACCAGGGGCTTTTGTGTATTAAGGATGATAGATTTCATAGCCAAGAAATACATCTCTATTTGGGGGAAATTAGAGCTTCAGTATGCCCACAGGTTAGATATGTTTTTGATCCTGCTTCGATGGCAGAAATATTCTTGGAGAAGTTATAAAATCTTAACACAAAAGCAGAAGTCCATCTTTAGGCAAGTTGCAGTGAAACCACCACACGCAAGCCCGCGTGTTTGTGAGGAAGTGCACACATCTCAGTGAAGACTTGCTCACTCTTAGCAATGAGGTTGCCTCATCTGTCGCTATACATGTAGAATTGTCCACACCCCGGAGTGACCCTAATGGATCCCTATCCCAGTCTCAGTCCCACTGCACAAAAGTTACAAAGTGAGAAAAACAATCCATTAAACAAAATGTACGTAAATCCATAAAGCAGGCTTTCCTTGAGATCCAAGTGCAAAGAAGACATTGGAGGTTCTCTGGAAGCTCTATGGGGGATTTTGTCTGTTACTTCAGAGACAGTTGCCATGACAACTGCATTTCCAAATGCATCTTTGGCAAGGCTTCTCTAAAGCTGTGTTACCTGATGACTCACTTCAGTACAAGcagcaagtaaaaaaaaaagaaagaaaaaactatctgaaaattttttttcgtCTCGTATCTATTTCTTACTTaaactatatattatacatgttacATTACAAAGCATGTGaacatttacatacaataaaatatcttTACATATATGTCTCATGCATGTGTGTTAGCGCTCAGACTCCTGGTAGATCATCAAGTGGTGACAGTATGGCACCGGGGTCAATCACTAAACTTACTAGTTTCCCAACCACAATAAGAAGCCCAAACCTGGACAGAGAGCAGAGACAGCACTTGAAATAGTCATTTCAATAGACTTTAAATAGCCTTAATTAACTCctgagaaagaagacagaattaAATTCATCTAACACCAGTCATATGGGTCTGCAATGTCCTTAACGTTAAATTGATTTAATAAGTGTATTTAGCATGTATAGTAATATGCGAGGTCAGGGATACAAAAGGCATGGTTTGTGCCAGAAAGAAATGCATAGTCTAATAGAAACACCTCCCATATTGGCTCATCTTTCTACTTCTGTCCCTTCATATTTCACATTTACCAGAATTCAATTCTGTGCCTTTTTTCCATGGTTTTTCTGCTTCCTTAAATTCTCAGTGAGTTACTTTGTTTCATGGCTTCAACAAACCGTCTATATGGATGACTGCCAAATTTGTGTCTTTAGTTCTCAGTTTCCTGTTAAGCTCCTTTCCTGTGTATCCcacatttattttggatatttctaAGAGGCTGTTCTCCAATCATCCCTGAACTTGAGTACAAAGATAAGTATATGGCTCTTTACCCCAAAAGTAAATGTCCGCTCAACCATTCCCTTTATTTATTTGGCTGTAATTAATGAAGAGAAAGTAGAATGTAGAACTTATAAAGTTAATCTAAGTCCTGCCTTTTCTAGAACCATCCCAGTTTATGCCTGTTATCTCAGAAAAGTTACTAGCATCTCCCCTTTCATTCTGAAATATGTCCTAGTTGAATAAGCATTCAGAGCATGAACTTTGGAATCTGGCAGAACTCAGCTCAAATCTCTGACACTTACAAACTTGTGATCTTGGGAAGTTTGTTTAACTCTTCTGTGAGTTTCTAGTGTTGTaatcttaaaatgagaaaaatactggTAATTCAAAGGATTgttataatgaataaataatgcaCCTTCTGGCacgaagacacacaaaaaattacctattattatttattattatttcataaataattcttttaagtgtattacttttatttaattttattaaataaataaaatttacttatcATTTATTAGAATAATAACAATTACTATCTCCTTGGATAAAAGTAATTGCAGAATGGGCTAGAACAGCAAGAGACTGAGAGGAAGGAAATCAGCTCAGAGGCTTTACACGAGAGTAGAAACACAGAGGATGAACAGTGCCACATGTTATGATATTATGATGAAATGCAGAACAGGGTTTGGCATCTCTGTGCTcggaaatagaaaaacagacacGAGGAGACATACATCAAGTTTCATTACATTTTCAAGCCCAGGGAAACAGGAGCAGAATGACAAGAATGGAGAAATATGGAGGGAGAAGGGTAAAGAGCCGAGTTTtagacaaaaatatgaaatattaacagGACCTCCAAATGACAAGGACCAGAAATAAGTATAAAACTGAACATCAGAACTTGGGTAAAGGGATCAGATACAAATGGAGGAATCATCTGAGCAGAAGTGGTCATGGAAAACTGGGGAAATAGTCACAAGGAGGAGTGTTTAAAGACAGAATAATCAGGACAAGGATTGACTCTTTCAAAAACACCAACAAATAGATAATGGAAGAAGGAAATTGACCAAAggaaatgtcaaaaaataaaaataaaaaagcaaatgtagCAACCGAGAGCAagcatttgagaagaaaaatatctggaaTTAAACCCCAACTGTGTTGCTCATTTCCTGGGTGAACTTGACTAAGTTCTTAACCCAATTAAGACTCAgtgaccctatctaaaaaaaaatagggatAACAATATTGAATTTGCAGAtgtttgtgagaattaaattgtGTCCCAATGAAtattcatttagtaaatattcgTGGGATTTATAAAATGTCACAGAAGCCAAACGTGGAGAGAATTTCAAGAGTGAGGAATATATGTTACCAAGAGTTTCAtgggaagaaaaaatgaaaaataagcttAAACTAAGTCATTCTCTCACCTATCTATTCACTCATTTTTCCATATCACTCTTACTGTGCTTAGTCTAATAAAATTGTATACTATTCATTGATTATTTCAAGACTATATTTCATAAGGCCCAACTAGATTAAATACTTCttcaaggaaaattttaaatcctATAGCTTT
Coding sequences within:
- the LOC126934810 gene encoding olfactory receptor 8B12-like, coding for MAAENSSSVTEFILAGLTDQPGLQIPLFLLFLGFYMVTVVGNLGLITLIGLNSHLHIPMYFFLFNLSLIDFSFSTAIIPKMLMSFVSRKNIISFTGCMTQLFFFCFFVFSESFILSAMAYDHHVAICNPLLYTVTMSPQACLLLLLGVYGMGVFGAVAHTGNIVFLTFCADNLVNHYMCDILPLLELSCNGSYKNVLVIFIVVTIGIGVPIVAIFISYGFILSSILCISSAEGRSKAFSTCSSHIIAVSLFFGSGAFMYLKPPSILPLDQGKVSFLFYTIVVPMFNPLIYSLRNRDVKLALKRPFSGISFS